From one Bacteroides intestinalis DSM 17393 genomic stretch:
- a CDS encoding GH92 family glycosyl hydrolase codes for MRRLLLSMCFLGCALWAQTKDLTQYVNPLMGTLSSFELSTGNTYPAIARPWGMNFWTPQTGKMGDGWQYVYTAHKIRGFKQTHQPSPWINDYGQFSIMPVVGKPEFNEDKRASWFSHKGEVALPHYYKVYLAEHDVVTEFTPTERAVLFRFTFPENEHSYIVVDAFDKGSYIKIIPEQNKIIGYTTRNSGGVPNNFKNYFVIEFDKPFTYQASVADGVLAENQKEQKAGHAGAIIGFKTRKGEIVHARVASSFIGFEQADRNLKELGNDSFDTLVQKGQDAWNEVLGKIEVDGGNLDQYRTFYSCLYRSVLFPRAFYEFDETGNPVHYSPYNGQVLPGYMYTDTGFWDTFRCLFPFLNLMYPSVNKQIQEGLVNTYKESGFFPEWASPGHRGCMIGNNSASVLADAYLKGVKVDDVATLYEGLIHGTKNVHPEVSSTGRLGYEYYNELGYVPYDVKINENAARTLEYAYDDWCIYQMAKALDRPKKEQKLFANRAMNYKNVFDKESLLMRGRNKDGQFQTPFSPLKWGDAFTEGNSWHYSWSVFHDPQGLIDLMGGEKVFVEMLDSVFIVPPIFDDSYYGQVIHEIREMTVMNMGNYAHGNQPIQHMIYMYNYAGQPWKAQYWLRQVMNRMYTPGSDGYCGDEDNGQTSAWYVFSALGFYPVCPGTDEYVLGAPLFKKATLHLENGRSLVIDAANNSSENMYIESLRLDGNEYTKNYVKHEDLLKGGVLKFDMGNKPNLQRGIHPEDYPYSFSNEIKKK; via the coding sequence ATGAGAAGGCTGCTTTTATCAATGTGCTTTTTGGGCTGTGCTCTTTGGGCGCAGACTAAAGATTTAACACAATACGTTAACCCGCTGATGGGTACGTTATCCAGTTTCGAACTATCTACAGGCAATACATATCCTGCTATCGCACGTCCATGGGGTATGAATTTCTGGACTCCTCAAACAGGAAAAATGGGAGATGGTTGGCAGTATGTTTATACCGCCCATAAAATCCGTGGTTTTAAACAAACCCATCAACCCAGTCCCTGGATTAATGACTACGGTCAGTTTTCTATCATGCCGGTAGTGGGCAAACCCGAATTTAATGAAGATAAGCGTGCCAGCTGGTTCTCTCATAAAGGAGAAGTTGCATTGCCTCATTATTATAAGGTGTATCTTGCTGAACACGATGTCGTGACAGAGTTTACTCCCACTGAACGTGCTGTTTTATTCCGTTTTACTTTTCCGGAGAATGAACATTCATATATTGTAGTGGATGCTTTCGACAAAGGATCTTATATTAAAATTATTCCTGAACAAAATAAGATTATCGGATACACAACCCGTAACAGTGGTGGAGTGCCCAATAACTTCAAGAACTACTTTGTTATTGAGTTCGACAAGCCTTTCACTTATCAGGCTTCTGTTGCCGATGGCGTTTTGGCAGAGAATCAAAAAGAGCAGAAGGCCGGACATGCAGGTGCAATCATTGGTTTTAAAACCCGTAAAGGAGAAATCGTGCATGCTCGTGTAGCCTCTTCCTTTATCGGTTTTGAGCAGGCAGACAGAAACTTGAAAGAGCTTGGAAACGATAGTTTTGATACTTTGGTTCAGAAAGGGCAAGATGCCTGGAATGAGGTATTGGGTAAAATAGAAGTGGATGGTGGCAATCTTGATCAGTATCGTACTTTTTATTCTTGTCTGTATCGTTCGGTACTTTTCCCCCGTGCTTTTTATGAATTTGATGAAACTGGCAATCCTGTTCATTATAGTCCTTACAATGGTCAGGTATTACCTGGATATATGTATACGGATACCGGCTTCTGGGATACTTTCCGTTGCCTGTTCCCTTTCCTCAACCTGATGTATCCTTCGGTAAACAAACAAATCCAGGAAGGTCTCGTCAATACATATAAGGAAAGCGGTTTCTTCCCTGAATGGGCTAGCCCGGGACATCGTGGTTGTATGATTGGCAACAACTCTGCCTCTGTACTGGCTGATGCCTATCTGAAGGGGGTTAAAGTGGATGATGTGGCTACCTTGTATGAAGGACTTATCCATGGCACAAAGAATGTACATCCTGAAGTTTCTTCTACCGGACGTCTCGGTTATGAATATTATAATGAATTAGGTTATGTTCCTTATGACGTAAAGATCAATGAGAATGCTGCCCGTACTCTGGAATATGCTTATGATGACTGGTGTATCTATCAGATGGCAAAAGCGCTGGATCGTCCGAAGAAAGAGCAGAAACTTTTTGCCAATCGTGCTATGAACTATAAGAACGTGTTCGATAAGGAAAGCCTGTTGATGCGTGGACGTAATAAAGATGGGCAGTTCCAGACACCTTTCTCACCTTTGAAATGGGGAGATGCCTTTACAGAAGGAAACAGTTGGCATTACTCCTGGTCCGTTTTCCACGATCCGCAAGGTTTGATCGATTTGATGGGTGGTGAAAAAGTTTTTGTCGAAATGCTGGATTCTGTGTTTATTGTTCCTCCCATCTTCGATGACAGCTATTATGGACAGGTGATTCATGAAATACGTGAAATGACAGTGATGAACATGGGTAACTATGCGCATGGTAACCAGCCTATACAGCACATGATTTACATGTACAATTATGCCGGGCAGCCTTGGAAAGCCCAATATTGGTTGCGTCAGGTGATGAACCGTATGTATACTCCAGGTTCTGATGGGTATTGTGGAGATGAAGACAATGGGCAGACTTCTGCCTGGTATGTGTTCTCAGCATTAGGCTTCTATCCGGTTTGTCCGGGAACCGATGAGTATGTTCTCGGTGCTCCTTTGTTCAAGAAAGCTACACTTCATCTTGAGAATGGCCGTTCATTGGTTATTGATGCAGCAAACAATAGTTCTGAAAATATGTATATTGAATCGCTTCGTCTGGATGGAAATGAATATACGAAGAATTATGTGAAACATGAAGACCTGTTGAAGGGCGGTGTCCTGAAATTTGATATGGGTAATAAGCCCAACTTACAGAGAGGAATACATCCGGAAGATTATCCATATTCTTTCTCTAACGAAATAAAAAAGAAGTAA
- a CDS encoding TonB-dependent receptor: MDNNHAFQSSKFLRALLVLFFMTVSVQWTFAQLDLNMSRTTLGTVIEQIKTQSKYQFFYDDKLAATAVEKVNVKNASIEDALTAILKGKNISFKVEDNIVYLSEKSQSGQEGAQQGKERTITGQVSDDMGPLIGVNVLVKGTSVGCITDFDGNFTLTTTEANPVIQFSYVGYKTQEIAAKEQSVINLMMESDSQLVEEVVVTALGIKRATKALSYNVQEIKSDELTRVKDANLVNSLSGKVAGVTINASSSGVGGASKVVMRGTKGIDQSSNALYVIDGVPMFNLSGEGGQEFDSKGSSEAIADINPEDIESMSVLTGAAAAALYGSHAANGAIVITTKKGKEGRLSLTVSQNTEFLRPFVTPNFQNSYGTGDLLSSAGSVEKSWGNKLNPSNYMGYDPINDFLRTGVVATETVSLSTGTEKNQTYFSASAVNSVGMVPNNDYDRYNFTFRNTTSFLNDKMTLDVSASYIKQKDQNMVNQGTYSNPLVTAYLFPRGDDWNEIKMYERWDTSRNIYTQYWPQGIDTFTGQNPYWIAYRNLRENNKDRYMLSGSLSYKILDWLSVSGRVRVDNSASTYTEKLYATSNTTLAEGSNNGLYGISNTNDKQTYADIMLNINKNFGENLTFQANIGASLSDMQQDVLQNRGPISEDGIPNVFNVFQLDDSKTKRTQSGFHDQTQSVFASLELGYKSTYYLTLTGRSDWPSQLAGPNSTQSAFLYPSVGGSVILSELLKLPQQISFLKVRGSFASVGLPFPRFLANPTYSWDNSNKVWQSKRNYPMYNLKPERTDSWEVGLTARFLNHFNLDLALYTTKTYNQTFDPKISVSSGYSTLYVQTGSVRNKGIELGLGYSNEWGKFKWSSNYVFSTNKNEILELLENYVHPETGTVITKERLDVGGMGQARFILKKGGSLGDLYSTADLQRDSNGNILVDQNGSVTANYNAEDIKLGSVFAKCNMSWRNDFSWKNLNFGFMLSARIGGIVYSATQAAMDMYGVSESTEIARNQGGVYVNGTDLVNAQKWYTTIGSQSGIPQYYTYSATNLRLQEASVGYTIPRDKLWNVADVTVSLVGRNLLMLYCKAPFDPEAVASTGNYYQGIDNFMTPSARSLGFNVRFKF; the protein is encoded by the coding sequence ATGGACAACAATCATGCTTTTCAAAGTTCGAAATTTCTACGGGCTTTATTAGTCTTGTTCTTCATGACTGTATCAGTTCAGTGGACTTTTGCCCAACTGGATTTGAACATGTCTCGCACGACATTAGGTACGGTCATTGAACAAATCAAAACTCAATCCAAGTATCAATTTTTTTATGACGACAAACTTGCTGCTACGGCAGTGGAAAAAGTCAATGTGAAGAATGCATCTATCGAAGATGCCTTGACTGCTATTCTTAAAGGGAAAAATATTTCTTTTAAAGTAGAAGATAACATTGTTTATCTTTCAGAGAAGTCTCAATCAGGACAAGAAGGTGCCCAACAAGGAAAAGAACGTACGATAACCGGTCAGGTATCGGACGATATGGGGCCTCTGATCGGTGTCAATGTATTGGTGAAAGGTACCAGTGTGGGTTGTATCACCGATTTTGACGGTAATTTTACGCTGACCACAACAGAAGCAAATCCTGTAATTCAATTCTCTTATGTCGGTTATAAAACACAGGAGATTGCAGCAAAGGAACAGAGTGTTATCAATCTGATGATGGAGAGCGATTCTCAACTGGTAGAAGAGGTTGTTGTAACTGCCTTGGGTATTAAACGTGCAACTAAAGCATTGAGTTACAATGTTCAGGAAATCAAAAGTGATGAACTGACCAGAGTGAAAGATGCTAACCTTGTAAACTCTTTGTCTGGTAAAGTGGCGGGTGTTACCATTAATGCCAGTTCCTCCGGTGTAGGTGGTGCCAGTAAAGTAGTGATGCGTGGTACGAAAGGTATTGATCAGTCCAGCAACGCTCTTTATGTGATCGATGGTGTACCTATGTTCAATCTTTCCGGTGAAGGTGGTCAGGAATTTGACTCTAAAGGTTCTTCAGAAGCGATTGCAGATATAAATCCGGAAGACATCGAATCTATGTCTGTACTGACGGGTGCTGCCGCTGCCGCTTTGTATGGTAGTCACGCTGCCAATGGTGCTATTGTTATTACGACTAAGAAAGGCAAGGAAGGACGTTTGAGTTTGACTGTATCACAGAATACTGAATTTCTCCGTCCGTTTGTTACTCCTAATTTTCAGAATTCTTATGGCACAGGCGATCTTCTGTCCAGTGCAGGTTCTGTAGAAAAAAGCTGGGGTAATAAATTGAACCCTTCCAATTACATGGGATATGATCCGATCAATGACTTTCTGAGAACAGGTGTGGTAGCTACCGAAACCGTTTCTTTATCTACAGGTACGGAAAAGAATCAGACTTACTTCTCTGCGAGTGCTGTGAATTCTGTCGGTATGGTTCCGAATAACGATTATGACCGTTATAACTTTACTTTCCGCAACACTACTTCTTTCCTGAATGATAAGATGACACTGGATGTAAGTGCTTCTTATATCAAACAGAAAGACCAAAATATGGTGAATCAGGGTACTTACTCTAATCCGTTGGTTACAGCTTATTTGTTCCCTCGTGGTGACGACTGGAATGAGATTAAGATGTACGAACGCTGGGATACTTCCCGTAACATCTATACACAATATTGGCCACAGGGCATCGATACTTTTACAGGACAAAATCCGTACTGGATTGCTTATCGTAACCTGCGTGAGAATAATAAGGATCGTTATATGTTGAGTGGTAGCTTGAGCTATAAGATTTTAGATTGGTTGAGTGTATCAGGCCGTGTGCGTGTGGATAACTCTGCAAGTACTTATACGGAAAAGCTTTATGCTACAAGTAATACTACATTGGCCGAAGGCTCTAACAACGGTTTGTATGGTATTTCTAATACGAATGACAAGCAAACTTATGCTGATATCATGTTGAACATCAATAAAAACTTTGGTGAAAATCTTACTTTCCAGGCTAATATTGGTGCTTCTTTATCGGATATGCAACAAGATGTACTGCAAAATCGTGGTCCTATCAGTGAAGACGGTATTCCTAACGTTTTCAATGTATTCCAGTTGGATGACAGTAAGACAAAACGTACGCAGTCAGGTTTTCATGATCAGACTCAGTCTGTTTTTGCCAGTCTTGAATTAGGATATAAGAGTACTTATTACTTGACTTTGACCGGACGTTCTGACTGGCCTTCACAATTGGCAGGTCCTAATTCTACTCAGAGTGCATTCCTTTATCCTTCAGTCGGTGGTTCTGTTATTTTGTCCGAGTTACTGAAATTGCCACAACAAATTTCTTTTCTGAAAGTACGTGGCTCATTTGCATCTGTGGGTCTTCCTTTCCCGCGTTTCCTGGCCAACCCTACTTATTCATGGGATAACTCCAATAAGGTTTGGCAATCCAAACGTAACTATCCGATGTATAATCTGAAACCGGAAAGAACGGATTCATGGGAAGTAGGTCTTACTGCCCGTTTCCTGAATCATTTTAATCTGGATTTGGCTTTGTATACTACTAAAACTTATAATCAGACGTTTGACCCTAAGATTTCCGTATCTTCCGGTTACTCAACATTGTATGTGCAGACGGGTAGCGTACGAAATAAGGGTATTGAATTAGGATTGGGCTATTCTAATGAATGGGGTAAATTTAAATGGTCCAGTAATTACGTATTCAGTACCAATAAGAATGAGATTCTTGAACTGCTGGAAAACTATGTGCATCCTGAAACCGGAACTGTCATCACTAAAGAACGCTTGGATGTAGGTGGTATGGGACAGGCTCGTTTCATTCTGAAGAAAGGTGGCTCTTTGGGTGATCTCTATTCTACTGCCGACCTGCAACGTGATAGTAACGGCAATATTCTGGTAGATCAGAATGGTAGTGTGACTGCTAATTATAATGCAGAAGATATTAAATTGGGTAGCGTATTTGCAAAATGCAATATGTCGTGGAGAAATGATTTCAGCTGGAAGAACCTGAATTTTGGTTTCATGCTCTCTGCACGTATCGGTGGTATCGTTTACTCTGCTACTCAGGCTGCTATGGATATGTATGGTGTTTCTGAGTCAACAGAAATAGCACGCAATCAAGGTGGTGTTTATGTGAATGGAACGGACTTGGTAAATGCACAGAAATGGTATACTACTATCGGTTCTCAGTCTGGTATTCCACAATATTACACTTACAGTGCTACCAATCTGCGTCTCCAGGAAGCCAGTGTCGGTTATACTATACCGAGAGATAAACTTTGGAATGTGGCTGACGTGACCGTATCTCTGGTAGGCCGTAACTTGCTGATGCTTTATTGTAAAGCTCCGTTCGATCCGGAAGCAGTAGCTTCTACCGGTAACTACTATCAGGGTATTGACAACTTTATGACGCCGAGTGCGCGTAGCTTAGGATTCAATGTAAGATTTAAGTTCTAA